ttaccAAAAGAAGCTGCAAGACACCTCCGTAAATTCTTTAAACCACTGTCATTATCTTTATAACATGCTTTGTGTTTACTGCAGGAATTCAAGGAAGGTCGTCGTGCAAGCCAGACTGCCCCCCAAGTCCTCTTCAGCCATAAAGACCCCCCTAGGGAGCTTCAAGGGACAGGAGCTAGCACAGGCGAAAACATTGCATATATCACTTTTGGTGGGTGGCCACATGTGCTGATTCAACAAACTTAAAAGTTAATAATTCCAACCAAAGTTATTAAATTTCTTCTTGAATCTCacgttttataaaaatatcaGCACTAAATTGCATCTTTTGTGAGGGATGttgaaatatattttgcaagaacaatttttatttttcagggcTAATACATTGTTCCCTTTTCCCCCCAAATTTTAACCTGGATGTTCTAACAATAATGtttctttgcataatattttcaTGTGATAGGTGTTGCTCAATACCATTGTTTGCATTGAATGTAAACTAGTCCTATCATACTAGATGCTATGGGCTGGCCGTAAAGTGGTAATTTTCTCTGTTAccattttcattacaatctaTGACTCTAATTTTTTTCAGTTCTGGAACCAAGACATACCAACCCTAAAGCTCGAGAGGGCACAATCAACCTGATCCATACGTTCAGAAACTACCTCCACTATCATATCAAGTGCTCTAAGGTATTCCTTTACAACAAAACCAATTTGATTCACATATCCAAAAACTACTTTCCTTCAGTATTAACTGAAGACCTTCAAGTTAAGCTACAAACACACAGAGACCTTCACCAAGCTACAGCACACTACATCGCCAACTTGAGCCATACACTCAACATGCCTACTTTTGTTTGTTATCACACCCCTAACTTGATCCAAACATTGCAAAAATATCCTCAATACAGCGGGCATCAAGTGATCTAAGGTATATCCCTAACACCAATCGATTGACCCACATACAGTATTATGTAACTAGTTCAATACCGAAGGCATCATATAATATAAGGTATATCTCCAACACAAATAGATTCACCCACATACAGTATTAAGAGATACTCCAGAGTACACTACAACACCATTAACTTGCCGATGTATTCAGAAACTATAGTGGCTTTGCTATCTTGTGGAGTGTCCTAATTCTTTGATAACTTTTTTCCTTGCCCTTTTGTAGGCATACCTGCATACTCGCATGCGAGCGCGCACTGCAGACTTCATCAAGATCCTGAACAGAGCACGGCCTGAACCCAAAACCACGGAAAAGAAGACTATCACGTAAGTATCATTTAATACCCACCTAATTAGCGGGTCGTCTCAAGACTATCATGTAATTACCCACCTCATTAGCGGGTCTACTCAAGACtataatttttaaatgatTAAAATACCCACTTCATTAGCGGGTCGACTCAAGACTATAACGTAAGTACCCACCCCATTAGCAGGTCGACTCAAGACTATCATGTAATTACCCACCTCATAGCGGGTCGACTCAACACTATCACGTAAGTGCCTACTTCATTAGCGGGTCGACTCAAGACTATCATGTAATTACCCACCTCATTAGCGGGTCGACTCAACACTATCACGTAAGTGCCCACTTCATTAGCGGGTCGACTCAAGACTATCACATAATTACCCACCTCATTAGCGGGTCGACTCAAGACTATCATGTAATTACCCACCTTATTAGCGTGTCGACTCAAGACTATCACGTAATTACCCACCTCATTAGCAGGTCGACTCAAGACTATCATGTAATTACCCACCTCATTAGCGGGTCGACTCAAGACTATCACGTAATTACCCACCTCATTAGCGGGTCGACTCAAGACTATCATGTAATTACCCACCTCATTTACGGGTCGACTCAAGACTATCACGTAATTACCCACCTCATTAGCGGGTCGACTCAAGACTATCACGTAATTACCCACCTCATTTACGGGTCCACTCAAGACTATCATGTAATTACCCACCTCATTAGCGGGTCGACTCAAGACTATCACGTAATTACCCACCTCATTTACGGGTCGACTCAACACTATCACGTAATTACCCACCTCATTAGCGGGTCGACTCAAGACTATCATGTAATTACCCACCTCATTAGCGGGTCGACTCAAGACTATCATGTAATTACCCACCTCATTAGCAGGTCAACTCAAGACTATCACGTAATTACCCACCTCATTAGCGGGTCGACTCAAGACTATCACGTAATTACCCACCTCATTAGCGGGTCGACTCAAGACTATCATGTAATTACCCACCTCATTAGCGGGTCGACTCAAGACTATCATGTAATTACCTACCTCATTAGCGGGTCAACTCAAGACTATCACGTAATTACCTACCTCATTAGCGGGTCAACTCAAGACTATCACGTAATTACCCACCTCATTAGCGGGTCGACTCAACACTATCACGTAATTACCCACCTCATTAGCGGGTCGACTCAAGACTATCATGTAATTACCCACCTCATTAGCGGGTCGACTCAACGACTCAAGACTATCACGTAATTACCCACCTCATTAGCGGGTCGACTCAAGACTATTGCGTAAGTACCCACCTCATTAGCGGGTCGACTCAAGACTATCACGTAATTACCCACCTCATTAGCGGGTCGACTCAAGACTATCATGTAATTACCCACCTCATTAGCGGGTCGACTCAAGACTATCATGTAATTACCCACCTCATTAGCGGGTCGACTCAAGACTATCATGTAATTACCCACCTCATTAGAGGGTCGACTCAAGACTATCACGTAAGTGCCTACCTCATATACTCATAGACTCAATATCGCCCTTATGGTTAGCAAGATTGTAAACTCCAGGATTGCATTAACACGTGTGCTTGTATTGTTTTTAGTGGTAAAACATTTGTACGACAGTAGCTTCAATAACAAAAACTACATGCTCAACAATTGGAAAGCTATTCACCATCGTGACAAGACGTCGAGACACGTTTCTTAAAGTGGATACTATAACTCCAGCTAGATAcaaattctattatttttgtgcACAGTTATGTAAAATGGATTATAGAATGTTTCTTTATATTCCCATGCTGAATCACAAAAATGTAACTTGATAGCATTTGATATcctaaaatgtttttattgatgTTAGCAGTTCGTTTGGAGGCATCCGGTAAATCAATCTGACTTCAACTCtttgcaaaaaaatacataGGGTGTATATCATTGTCAAAGAGCTGTGGTCAGATatagaataataaaaatcGTAAAAGGTGCGatcaaaataaatttaaaatgttttctaaTATTGTATGATTTTGTCTGGAAGAGGGGCCTCGAAATGGGGGGATTAATAGAGCTTTTCCGTATATAATGTTGGGATGGGTGGGGGCTCATATGACAACTGATGTAATGGTGGGGAGGGGGTTTACATATAATCACAGGTTGGAATGGAAGAGGGCTTAAACATCATAATGTTTTGCTCTGCGAGAAACGGTCATATACAGTTAATTAAAAGCAAATTTTTGTATAAGTTTTGATAGTcacaatttctttaaaaaaactctTGGACTCTTGTTTTTCCTATATACTTCATTTTGCCTCTTCAGTTCCACCTTAATATCAAGTGTAAAGGGCACTTCCTTATGTAGATTTGCTTGCCAGTTTTCGAGTTTTTTATCTTGCAGTCGAGCGCTAGTGTGGATGCGGCCTCCTCAACAGTCTGTTCCTCAAGGAAAAGCCTCCTCTCAGTATCTAGCACTAGTGTGAACACAGGCTTACTATTCTCTCGTTATCATCAGAATTATTTCCCataaataattacaaaaaaTCGATTTCTTTTTACGATTTATTGACATCAAAGACAACTTTATGAGATCTTATTCGACCTTTATTTTGTGATAGATCATTTGGAAATAATTGTGATGATAACAACGGGaggatggtaagcctgtggtgtgAATGCGGCCTGTGAGATATTCCCCATAAGTCTGCTATTCGTCAAGGAATAGCCAACTCTCAGTATCTAGCGCTAGTGTGAATGCGGCCTGTAAGATATTCCTCATCAGTCTATTTCTCAAGAAAAAGTCTCCTTTCAGTATTTCAAACCACGTACTCGCGATATTCGTCATCGAGATCATCTTTTTCGCACTCTCGCTTCCAAACACTAGCTTTGTTATCGGTTGTGTCGCCTTCTTGCTGAAAGAGACTTTTATTTGAATGTTGATCTGCATCTAAGCTCTCATTTGCATGCTGAGCGTGGTAGTCAACCTTGGATTGGTTATGGGGTATTTTGTGCTCATAGACTTCTTCTTCTCCCGTTCTTGTTGTACCCCTGACGTGTGATTCCTCGTCGTACCCTGATATTGTGGGATCCCTGGGTTCATTGCGGTCATGAAGAAGCTTATCTTCGCAACCCTCGTTATCCCCTGTTATTGTGGGATCCCTGTGGGGCCCCTTGTTACCCTCGGACATTGTGGGATTTCTGGATTCATTGGAGTCTGGGGATAACATATTCTCGTGGCTTCCATTCACCTCTATTTCACACAGTTCGTTGCTTTTCGCGCCGTACTTTAGATATTTAATCATGTGTGGGGTGTTTTCAGAAAAGGATCTGTTTTCATCTGTATCTGAATACATGCCTGAGCTAAAAGCGCAGTCCACCACCTGCTTGCACTTGTTTTCGGCTCTGCTCTCATTGGCAGACTCTCTCGTCATGGTGTCGGTAGCCACATCTGTGGACGCTAAGCTGAACATCCTCAGACGGGATGGGCAACGCAACGATCTGAGGGCGGGGATTACTTTAAGCACCTCTCTCCGCAGATTGGACATGTACCAGCAGAAGAAAAATGGATGAGACGCAGAATTGATTAAGATAAGAAAAACGGTAAAACTATACACTGTTGAGCCATATTGGGCGTCTGGATCAAAGTAGCTCAGGGTGTAAAAGGTGTAGTTGGGTGTGCGGCAAATCATGTGCACCACCGTCATCAGGATCAGCATCCGCGTCACGCGTTTTCGCGCGTTAATCCGCGCAGCCCGCGATACCTCGTTAACTGCTTTGTGCTTCTTCCATAGACTGTAGAGAATTATGGAATACAGCACATACATGGCGATGACTGAGGAGTTACCTGCGAAGAATGCAAATGCCACGTACGCTTTAGGGCTAGCCCATTCTGGCCAGTTCTCCATGCAAAAGTGCAAGTCATGGTCGAAACGTAACACGAGTAAACTTGGTAGATTGAAAGCGAATGAGGAGATCCAACAGGCCCACGCGAGCCACACGAGGCGAGACTTCGTGACGCGCAGTCCCGCTTTGTGAGGGTGAACAACTGCAAAGAATCTCTCGAGCGCGATGATGGTCAAAAAACCACTTGCAGCCGTGGCCGATGTCCATATAAAGTTTCCTCCAGTCACAAGCTTGCAGATGTAATCGCTGGAGGTAGTGTTCGGATAAGTTATGGCGTGATTAAGAACATGCCTTGGAATGATGAAGACTCCGGTCAAGATATCCGTCACAGAAAGATGGAGAATCAAGAGGTTCATCGGAGTGTGAAACGAACGCTTCTTATAAATCGCTAGAAACAGTATCACGTTAAAAGCGATATCAAGAATCACGAAGATTGCGAAGAACACAGTTAGCGCGATATCCAGGCTGCTCGCCATGATTACTGCACTGGACAGGCCTCAGCGCAAAATAGGTGTTTATTGCCCTAATATAATGGTAATCCGATCGGCGCTGACTTGTGCCGAGATTATTACCTATTTGTCATATCAGGTGAGGGGTTTTCCGTCGCATCGTTGTTTACGTTGTTTTAGCTACGTCAAGCTCCGCTATAAGCATGGCTATCTCTCTGTATATTTAATAATGTTAATAGGGGTCTCTCGTATTCAAATCATTGGCCTTATGGGTGGCTGTTCACACTCTGCAAACATTCTGTTAAAATCGGCATCATTTGAATATATATTGCTTTATTTTATTGACCGACGTAATGAGACGGGGCAGAAAGCGGATGTTTTGACAAACAATTCAAGGGTTTAAGTTAGAAAAGTTACAAAGCTGCCTTATGAGCCTTCTACCGCttttaaacattaaaaaagaaatcatGTCCTCACacctcgtgctgaaacaaatTGAAAGTGGTCATTATTAAGAAATTATGTAGATATTCgcttttcatttcattttccaGTATGAGGCGCGCGTGTCAGATTGTTATTTGTGTTGATTGGAGATTATTTAATTAGTAGATAATTAGTAGCTCTTTGAATTTATCGGTTGCGACTGGCCACTGCCATTCAATACAAATGATGCTCATTTCCGCATGACTAAAATTTTGGACGATTTATGCGCCTCCCTACGCGTAACCTCGGACAATCAAAGGGTCGAATAGAAATTTGCTTATAACCATGAACGCAAACATTTTACTCGCGTTTATAAACGTTTCACCCtttttttggagggggggggggggggggtgggggggcggCAGTTTGCCTTGAGTTGATAACGCAACAATGCAGAAAATATTGGGTTCAAATTCCAGAGGGTTCTTCGAAGgtcgagggggggggggggggggttgattGGGAACATTTAAGATAAGTGTGAATAGGTCCTGTTTTAGGATACGAATAGTTCACTGGGTGCACGGCAATAGCGATTTTGattaaacacatttttaaataCAGATATTACAGATAGCTTGGACTATCCTACAATACAAAGGGTGACCGCGTAGGAGAGCTCTACGCATAACAATGATTGGATATGCGTGACAACATTCATATCACAAGCCAAAGACAATGAATGGGGCATTCAAGGGCGGGTATCCATGATAATCTGACAGACTCGGCCCAGTCCGTGCTCGGCAGTTGTAACACAGGCATGCGCTGTAAGGCATCCATGGGGGACGTGGCGGCACTGATTGGTTACTTGTTATTTctctttcttttgttttgtatcgTTTGTTCTGGAACCAGACCTTGACTTGTTTCGCTGTCAGGTTAACAGCTCGAGCCAGTTGATCGCGTTCAGTGTAGGACAAATATGGTTTCTCGAGAAATTTTTTCTCCAGTTGTTTCCTCTGAACCTTGCTAAACAGAACTCTTTGTTTGCGTTTTCTGTGTGAAGGTATTCTTTCTGATTTTGGCTGTTCTTGCTTATCTTGGCCATCTAGAGGTTAACAAAATGAATTCTGTACATTAGTCTCAATGACCAACTTCAAAGTTATCCGTACGGCCAGCCTTACACTAAGTGCGAGCTTCTGCTCTTTTTTGTCAAAATGGATTTGAGAAATATACGAAGTTTAAACTTATAACCGTTTTACTTTGTATTTAAATGCCACTTACTATGTCACACATTATACAGTTAGTGTTGGTAGGTCGAGGATCATGTATCCATTGTCCATGCTCGTGGCCAGGGTGGGGtgaggtggggtggggtgcatTGGGACGCGCACACCCACCCTTTAAGCGCTAGAAAATGGGCCATTTTCTCCATTTTTTACATATCATATATATTACTACATACCTCCTCCCCACATCTGCTCAGTAAATTCTGCCTACACACAGATCCTCGTAATTTTAAAACCCCAGAAAAGCCCTATTTCCCAGCTACATACGGCTTTGGTACGCTTTTAAACAATTGAATTACTTGATGAAGCCAGATAAACGTATATTGAGAGGAACTTGGTTTCACCCAGTTACTCTCTTACCCACCCTATGAAACGTACTATATGCGGCTGAAAGGTACTTGTAAGAAGTATCAGAATAATTGAAGTAAGAGGAACTCTTTCTCACCTTGTCATACTATACTTGTGAAGTACTTGCAAGAAGTATCAGAATAATACACCACTCTGTAACAAACCCGGCGAAACCTGACCCGACTGACATTTTCGACCTACCCAACGCGAGCTTTTAGCCTCCCCAGCACATGGTGAAATTTCTAAGTCAACCCGGAAGAGGTTCTTTTTTGCCTCACGAGTAAATTAAGTGACCGGCGGTAAATAAAATTTTGCTGACCCGGTGACAATTGGCAAACCCGTTGAGTTCCCCAAAAAACTGACGTAAATCGACGAGTTCGCCGGTTTCCGACGAGTAAGTTAAGTGACCGGcggtaaataaaaattagtTGACCCGGTTGAAATTGGCAAATCCGGTGAGTTCCCCCAAAAAACTGACGTAAATCGACGAAGGTTTTGCCGGTTTTGTTACAAAGGGTGTAATAATCATTGAGGTAAGAGGAACTTCTGTCCCATATACTTGTTGTAACTAAGGGAGAATCACTTGAAAGAAGAACTATATATATCAGTCTAACCTTTCTTTGCTATCTCCGCGGCAGTATCACCACAAGACATGAGCCTTATTTTGCTCACACCCTGTGTGGCGGTATGGCCCGCTAATAGCCCGGGCTCGGGCCTCGAGAAAAAGCTCATACTCGGGGAACGGGCACTCGTGAAATGGTCGCGCTTTTGTTATTACGTGGACTTTGAAAGGATAAGTTAATAACACTATTAGCCGGTGATGCAGGCACTTTGGATTTAGCCGTAGTATCCCTTTACCGATAAAAGGTGCCCTTGAATCATATAACCAGCAATAGAATGCTTGTGGGGTTGAACAATTCTTAACGCAAAAAGGTTTCGTTACCATTAATCTATTTGATTACGTAGGTGATATGTGTTATTCTATAAATATTTCTAACCACTTTACCAATAGTAAAGTTTTTTAGTCTCTCTTCTATATATGATCATAAGATTTTGGTACTAAAAGCCATAATATTTATTTCTACCATTAAAGGAACCAATTAAAATCAGTGAGCCTGTACGTTACTAAGTTACGGACCCTTGATTTAGCGGTAACTATGTTAGTGCGATTCGGGTAGTTCGCCCGTCACGGAGTAATAGCTTTAGATTACACATCGTATAACTATAACCTGGCCTGGTTTTCTACGTTTTTCGTGAAATCGTTAAAAATCATTAGGGAAAATAAAAGTGCGGAAATCgataatattgatttttgggATTTATCCAATTCTATAACGGAAGCttagaaaaacgtttttatcCACGGGGAAGGGCCAAAACGGCAAACTAACGAATGACGAGGGAGACATGAGAATATAGAACAACATTTAGCATGCAATGCAGGCCTTGTTTTTATAGCGAAAAATCAGCACAAGCAATTCGTAGCTACCACCTtgattttgagcaaaaatgaaaaacgagGGGAGGGGGCGGGAAAGGAGATAAACACACCGCAGGTATATTAAGGCCTGACTTACAGGCTTATTCTACGTTGAAAACACATTTTCATCAATATCTCGGGGACACAAGGTGCTAATGTGACCAAACTTGGCAAGCACTTTATGAGCATGGATCTCagcattttgacattttttttttactatggCAACCGATTTAAGGTGGCTCGAGcgtaattgtttgatttatacTTTAAATGGAAAATGGGGAATACAGAAGCTAAATGGATTTCAAAGGTAAATGCATATTTTCAATCCTTATACTAGTCTTCTTATCGCACTGCCTTTTAAAGCTGTCCACCTACAGTATTAGCTTAAATACAAACGAAACAATGTTTCCATGGCAACGGTTCTCACGATCACGTGACGCTGGACACGTTTTAAGACAGAATGATGTGGGGAATTTCATGCCGATTATAAATATACCATTAAAAGCTTTCTCTATTGTCGTTGTGTATTCCCCATTTTTGCTATAACGCAAAAATTGTAAACTGAGCATTAAGACTCCTTAAATGGGTTgccaacatactatgaaataATCACCGGACCGACATCAATGTTGTAGCTGCCATAAGTTTGGTGATCACAGCTATTTCTGTTTGGGAGATATTAGCAAAAAACAGGCCTGGAACTAGGAATACCCAGCCTAACTGTAGATGACCCACAAAAGATTCTTGGAAATTTTGGTATGTTATTAAGGAAGTTGATTAGCCCCCATCCTTCTACGGTAAACTACATTCTGTTATAATTTCTTCTATGTCTATATTTGCGGATTCTGTGCAAATACTGCAAAGTGCAAGtatgtcaaacacaggaagtACCTTGGCCACACGGTCGGGAAAACTGGTACCTAGTAGTGGTTTATCCGCAGAAAGGTCTTTACGTACGTCTGCAAAACTTGAAGTGATTTTAGTGTTCGTTATCGGCTGAACAAGCCTCCGGGATCTCTTTAAACTCTGCCTGGTCCTAGTAATACAGGTAAGCTGTCAATCTAAACATTATATGCGAGTGTTATGAGGTCGTTTCCGCCCCAGTAGATTATGAGACGTATGCATTGGAATCTTTGATCATCATCCTTCCCATCCTTTA
The sequence above is a segment of the Nematostella vectensis chromosome 2, jaNemVect1.1, whole genome shotgun sequence genome. Coding sequences within it:
- the LOC116619890 gene encoding homeobox protein Nkx-2.5-like, translated to MSFFSRPEPGLLAGHTATQGVSKIRLMSCGDTAAEIAKKDGQDKQEQPKSERIPSHRKRKQRVLFSKVQRKQLEKKFLEKPYLSYTERDQLARAVNLTAKQVKVWFQNKRYKTKEREITSNQSVPPRPPWMPYSACLCYNCRARTGPSLSDYHGYPPLNAPFIVFGL